TATTCGGGGTGGATTGAAGTTCAACATTCAATAAATTGGAAGGAAGGAACATCGCTATCCATAAAAATAAATATAATATCGGTCCTAATATGAACGGTGAGAAAGCAATGCCCATACTGCTTAATGATAAAATGACTAACGGGACGACATATCCATATTTGGTTCTTTTCAAAGACAAGTATCGATCTCTCCACGGAACAGCCAAATAATTTCCGATCAGCATGCCTAGAGCAGCAATGAATCGATATATCCCATAATACTTTTCACCGCCTTGAATCGTGGAATTCAATAAGGGAACTAGCAAAACATCTGTGATACTTAGACATCCCCATACTAAAAACGAGCCGAAAATCAGGTTTTTTAGAACCGCGTGTCTTTTGATATAGGTAATACTGGTGCTTAGCCCGCTCTGCACGGGACTGTTGCTTTCCTCACTACCACCCTCCATCGGGACTGAATCACTATCTTCATTGGCAGTGGGGAGTTTCGTCCAAGTGATCATTCCGGCAATGAAAAATGTAATCGCATTGAAAATCAATAAACCGATCACTGTGTCATTCAATAAACCGAAAGCGGCGATTGCTGAACCGATCACTCTGGCTATACTTGTCAATATCCCGATTAGACCATTGGCTAGCCCTAGCTGATCTTTCTTCACCAAAGCTGGAATGCTTGAGGACAGCGCAGGATGATATGGCAGCTCGATGATCCCGATCAGAAGCGTGATGATAAGGATGATGGCTGTACTATGAGCATTAAAAGCCATTACACATGTCAGTAAAGCCAATAATAGATTAATGATCGTTAAGGTGTACCGTCTTGAATATTTATCAACTATATTCCCGGCTATGGAAAATAGTAAAAATTGCGGGGCGAAACGAATGATGAGAAATAGACCAAAGATGAGTATCGACTGGGATAAAGTGAAAATATATGCTGCAAGGGCTATCCCTTGGGCCATGTTCCCAAGGGTAGACAGAGACTCCGATAAGCATAAATAAGCAAACCTTTTTTCATTTAATAATGGTGTGTATTTCTTATATGAATGTAATAAATGCAATAAGATACCCCCAACTGAATTGGATCTATAATGACCTTCTAACACTTTCAAGTTTCACTCGTTAATCGGAATCAGCCATAACCAAGCTTTGCATATCATGTACAAGCAATTCACCATCAGGAGACAATGAAGCATGGTCTTTGATCGTGGACAAACCGAGTTGCAGCTCTTTGCCGATTCTCTCTATTTCCGCTTCTATTGATACATCATTGTACGTTGCCCGATTTTGCTCCAATAGCCGATAGAAATGCAATACTCTGCAATGAACGTAACATCCATGGTAAATACCGTATAACGGCCTTAATTCATCTCGCCATGGTGACGTGTAAATCGGTTTCATATCGTTGAAAAGGTGAGGCCTCGCGCACATAAGCGTATTCAATCTATTATGGCTTGCTTCGTGGATTATCCATTCAGCAATTTTCACCACAGGTCTTGTAACATGGCATGCAAAGATGGTGCCATGGACTCGAAAATCAGAAAAGAAAGGCAAACCAGGCGGGTTAAAAAATACGATGTTGCCTATATTCCCATCAATCTCGTCAAACATTTCAGGCCATGTGATTTTGATTAATTGCAACGCTTCTTCAAACGACTTCTTAATGTCTTCGGATACAATATCAGCGGTTTCCATATTCATGCGCAATTCAGCAGTGGATGCAATGTTAACATACTCTTCAAACCAAAAAACTTCATTCGTAATGAACGGACCATTCATCGCTTTATGAAATTCTTGAGCATTGAAATGGTACAGTACATTCTCCACTTCAAAGGTGATATGGTTATTTTCGATTATGACCAAGATTTCTTTGGAAGCTTGATTCCCTGTCACATCCTTCATGAAAAAAAGATCCTTTGGCTTCACGATGAATTGGAGCTCTGCATTTTCCAGCGCATGATTTCCCTTAATGTTCAATTGTAAGAATATGTGCACAAACCCGTTCCAAAGCCAAGTTTGCTTTTCCGTTTCGTCCATGGAAGGGAAACCTTCATACCTTGCAATCCATAAGTAAACATAAGGTGTATTCAGAACATGATCTCTTTCCGTTGCATCGCAAGTCTTGAGCAGGACGATTGCCTCTCCCAGCCAATTTAGATTTTCCTCCTCCTCATTTGCATGAACGATTGACTCTAACGCTTTAATATTTCTAAGAGAAAGTAATTGTTTATGAACATCACTGCCAATATTCGAACGAGCCGGAGTCAATAAATTCTTAAAATCGATTGTTTTCATCATTTATCCTCCATTTACTGCTTTGAAATCTTTTAGATACCTCTCTTATTGTATGGCAATAGTCTTCCGTTTTCGTATTTTTTCCCAGCTCGATCGTGATGCCCCGAACATCAGGGAACATATCAAGGCAGATGACCAACTGATTCCAGCTTTGCTCAAATGAAATCTGCCCTTTATTGGATACGCCACTGGCTCCAATATGGATTTCGGCAATATGGGCGCCTTTTAAGAAGCTTAACAATTCCTCAAATGATTTATTAAAGGCTTTGGCGGTTGCCCATGTATGAGGAATATCGAGAATGATAGGAATATTGGCTTCAATGGAAATCTCTTTCAGTAAGATATAATCCTCCAGCACATCGACTCCCCCCCAATCATGATAGCGGGGGCCCAATTCAATGACAAAAGGAATTCCATAGGTTTCTTGATAACTTTTTATCCTTCTTATCACTCTACTCTTCAGGTCTTCATCTTTAATCGGGGCAAAAATATAACCGAATTGAAGCCCATCTGTCGTTCCCAATATTGAAAGATGCTCACCTATCCAATGGGCTTCGATTTCCTTGGCTTGCTGAAAAACATCCTTTATTATCTTCCTTGTCGGTTCATGTAAATCAGCCAATGGCAGCGTGCTGCAATGAGCTATCTTCTCAAAATTCGATGGCACATTTTCAATATTGGATGGTAGGTGCACCTCAATATAATGATAGGCAGGATCCAACTCTTTGTTTATGAACTCCAAATATTCCGGAGAGTCTATCCAGGCAACTCCGATCCCTAATCTCTTACCTGAAATCGCTTCATTTGTCAGTAGTGTTTCAGTTTTCATAATATACCTCCTTACGCTGCTTCAAATTAGGCAATTTCACCTTATGTATCTCACACCATAATGCAAAACTGTATAGATACCAGAACGAGCTCCCCAAATCATATAAGTGGGCAGAAGGATTCCTCCCTAAAAGGCTTGAGCCATCATTCAGGAACTTATCCAATTCTTCAAAATGGATGACGTCTTTCAGCTGGCTTACTTTTAAAAAGTCATAAGCAACCCTTCCTAATTGACCATGCTTCATCCATATAAATACAGGATGCGGAAATCCGCATTTTGGCCTTTGTTGTATTTCAAGGGGAATTCTATTCTTACTGAGACTGCGAAAAAGGCTTTTTTCCTTGTCAGGCGGCATGGATAGGGCGGCATGGACAAAATCTTGGTCCAGCAAAGGCACTCTGCACTCCACTGAGGAATTCATTGTCCCAAGATCGACCCGTGGCAGTGCATCAGCTTCTAAATGATAAAAGCCGAAGAGCCGGATTGCGTCGCCTAAATTCCCTCCAGCAGACATGAATGTTTCAATTTTATGTTTGCGGTCCTGAAAACTTGAATCACTTATATTTTTCCAGATTTGATCATCCAGCCTTAAAAGATTTTTGGTGGTAGCCGATTTCATCCAATGGTCAAACTGTTTTATTGAATCCGAATGCAGCCAATCATAGCTCCCGAATATTTCATCGCTGCCTGTTCCTGTAATAACAGTCTTCAGGCCCCTTTTTTCTGCCGCTTCGCCCAAGGCATAGTAGGCGACTATCGTCGGATCCATCGATAATCCGTCTTGGTTGGCTAACGCTTGGGGCAACAAGTCAATAAAATCTTGTTCCTTTAGAATCACTTCATGCAAAGGAACATTCAAAAATCCGCAGACATACTTACTAAAGGGCACTTCGGAATAAGAAAATGCACCTGTT
This genomic stretch from Peribacillus muralis harbors:
- a CDS encoding MFS transporter; translation: MHLLHSYKKYTPLLNEKRFAYLCLSESLSTLGNMAQGIALAAYIFTLSQSILIFGLFLIIRFAPQFLLFSIAGNIVDKYSRRYTLTIINLLLALLTCVMAFNAHSTAIILIITLLIGIIELPYHPALSSSIPALVKKDQLGLANGLIGILTSIARVIGSAIAAFGLLNDTVIGLLIFNAITFFIAGMITWTKLPTANEDSDSVPMEGGSEESNSPVQSGLSTSITYIKRHAVLKNLIFGSFLVWGCLSITDVLLVPLLNSTIQGGEKYYGIYRFIAALGMLIGNYLAVPWRDRYLSLKRTKYGYVVPLVILSLSSMGIAFSPFILGPILYLFLWIAMFLPSNLLNVELQSTPNNIRGKVISIADALDGILFILLTGLLPYLSHFISVKKLLIAASFPFVVISLILTYSFIRSIYINKKNKGLELT
- a CDS encoding aKG-HExxH-type peptide beta-hydroxylase; protein product: MMKTIDFKNLLTPARSNIGSDVHKQLLSLRNIKALESIVHANEEEENLNWLGEAIVLLKTCDATERDHVLNTPYVYLWIARYEGFPSMDETEKQTWLWNGFVHIFLQLNIKGNHALENAELQFIVKPKDLFFMKDVTGNQASKEILVIIENNHITFEVENVLYHFNAQEFHKAMNGPFITNEVFWFEEYVNIASTAELRMNMETADIVSEDIKKSFEEALQLIKITWPEMFDEIDGNIGNIVFFNPPGLPFFSDFRVHGTIFACHVTRPVVKIAEWIIHEASHNRLNTLMCARPHLFNDMKPIYTSPWRDELRPLYGIYHGCYVHCRVLHFYRLLEQNRATYNDVSIEAEIERIGKELQLGLSTIKDHASLSPDGELLVHDMQSLVMADSD
- a CDS encoding multinuclear nonheme iron-dependent oxidase is translated as MKTETLLTNEAISGKRLGIGVAWIDSPEYLEFINKELDPAYHYIEVHLPSNIENVPSNFEKIAHCSTLPLADLHEPTRKIIKDVFQQAKEIEAHWIGEHLSILGTTDGLQFGYIFAPIKDEDLKSRVIRRIKSYQETYGIPFVIELGPRYHDWGGVDVLEDYILLKEISIEANIPIILDIPHTWATAKAFNKSFEELLSFLKGAHIAEIHIGASGVSNKGQISFEQSWNQLVICLDMFPDVRGITIELGKNTKTEDYCHTIREVSKRFQSSKWRINDENNRF
- the asnB gene encoding asparagine synthase (glutamine-hydrolyzing); this translates as MCGISGFFGRDDNKPLYVKSCLNEMKHRGPDDCSIAEFDEIAMGTVRLSIRDSSEKANQPFVSSSGRWIITFNGEINNFQQLRHELKRCWATECDTEVLAELFEAFGKEGLQKLKGMYAIAAFDTHTDKLFLARDFPGIKPLYWMKTKTGAYIYASEFPALLNTLKALNEDCEMTKDQVYEYLMYRDTLLEPNTLIDSIKKVSPGEILELSLDKGVISSKVSNVYEKKEPMDLERLFTKAITSVIEPKQKMGMFLSGGVDSSTVLSELVSQGANVEAITLRYEKTGAFSYSEVPFSKYVCGFLNVPLHEVILKEQDFIDLLPQALANQDGLSMDPTIVAYYALGEAAEKRGLKTVITGTGSDEIFGSYDWLHSDSIKQFDHWMKSATTKNLLRLDDQIWKNISDSSFQDRKHKIETFMSAGGNLGDAIRLFGFYHLEADALPRVDLGTMNSSVECRVPLLDQDFVHAALSMPPDKEKSLFRSLSKNRIPLEIQQRPKCGFPHPVFIWMKHGQLGRVAYDFLKVSQLKDVIHFEELDKFLNDGSSLLGRNPSAHLYDLGSSFWYLYSFALWCEIHKVKLPNLKQRKEVYYEN